The following are encoded in a window of Staphylospora marina genomic DNA:
- a CDS encoding GNAT family N-acetyltransferase, with amino-acid sequence MDKHPWLLQFHKELRQEARMEGFVREETEHVVRLISRYGDLAFIIASDLNEENAGEVIRNELDYFRSLKQDFEWKVYSYDRPPHLKELLRREGFTVGEPEALMIIKLDERHPLLTRELSSRVREITDEQGIRDIVALEDAVWGESHAGLGERLWRDKREHPDSLYLYGVFEEDRLVSAAWMYLEQNSSFASLWGGATLPEFRGKGGYSDLLAIRARKAYEKGHPFLMVDASPMSRPILEKHGFVCLAYSYGCQSPSMK; translated from the coding sequence ATGGACAAACACCCGTGGCTGTTGCAATTTCACAAGGAACTCAGACAGGAAGCACGGATGGAAGGATTCGTCCGGGAAGAGACGGAGCATGTGGTACGTCTCATTTCCCGGTACGGAGATTTGGCGTTTATCATCGCGTCGGATCTGAACGAAGAGAATGCCGGAGAGGTCATCCGCAACGAATTGGATTATTTCCGGAGTCTCAAGCAGGATTTTGAATGGAAAGTATACAGCTACGACCGGCCGCCTCATTTGAAAGAACTCCTCAGGCGGGAAGGCTTTACGGTGGGAGAGCCGGAAGCCCTCATGATCATCAAGCTGGATGAGCGGCATCCGCTCCTGACTCGTGAACTGTCTTCCCGTGTCCGGGAGATCACCGACGAACAAGGCATCCGGGACATCGTGGCCTTGGAAGATGCCGTTTGGGGGGAATCGCACGCCGGGCTTGGAGAGAGGCTTTGGCGGGACAAGCGGGAACATCCCGATTCGCTGTATCTGTATGGCGTTTTTGAAGAAGACCGGTTGGTGAGTGCAGCCTGGATGTACCTGGAGCAGAACTCTTCCTTCGCCAGTCTGTGGGGAGGGGCCACTTTGCCGGAATTCCGGGGAAAAGGGGGTTATTCCGATTTGCTGGCCATCCGCGCCAGGAAAGCGTATGAGAAAGGGCATCCATTCCTCATGGTGGATGCCTCCCCGATGAGCCGTCCCATTTTGGAGAAGCACGGGTTTGTGTGCTTGGCGTACTCATACGGGTGTCAGTCACCATCCATGAAGTGA
- a CDS encoding DUF817 domain-containing protein: protein MRAVKQLLLFGREQALSCLFPAVIFTALAVTQKVPLPLLPRYDWLLLICLLMQWWMVRSGLETRDELKVITLFHIIGLALEIFKTHMGSWAYPEEGYFKVFGVPLYSGFMYASVASYLCQAWRRLKVELFRWPPFWAVVPLAAAIYLNFFTHHFWIDVRWWLTGLVWIVFWRSWVLYEVNGVRYRMPVALSFVLIGFFIWVAENIATYFGAWEYPNQIKTWNPVHYSKVSSWFLLVIISFLIVATLKRVKENVSRGKEESVRVGQREKVTPRKSKGA, encoded by the coding sequence TTGAGAGCCGTGAAGCAGCTTCTCCTGTTCGGCCGGGAGCAAGCCTTGTCCTGTCTGTTTCCCGCCGTGATTTTTACGGCTTTGGCCGTGACACAGAAGGTGCCGCTTCCCTTGTTGCCGCGGTACGATTGGCTGCTCCTCATCTGCCTGCTGATGCAGTGGTGGATGGTTCGCTCCGGGCTGGAAACCCGGGATGAACTGAAAGTGATCACCTTGTTCCACATCATCGGGCTGGCTCTCGAGATATTCAAAACGCACATGGGTTCATGGGCATACCCGGAGGAAGGATATTTCAAGGTGTTCGGTGTCCCGCTGTACAGCGGATTCATGTACGCCAGCGTGGCCAGTTATCTCTGCCAGGCATGGAGAAGACTGAAGGTGGAGTTGTTTCGCTGGCCGCCCTTCTGGGCGGTGGTGCCTCTGGCCGCCGCCATCTACCTGAATTTCTTCACCCACCATTTCTGGATCGATGTCAGATGGTGGCTGACCGGCCTCGTGTGGATCGTGTTTTGGCGATCGTGGGTCCTGTACGAGGTGAACGGCGTCCGCTACCGGATGCCGGTGGCACTCTCCTTTGTGCTCATCGGTTTTTTCATCTGGGTGGCCGAGAACATCGCCACATACTTCGGGGCCTGGGAGTACCCGAACCAGATCAAAACGTGGAACCCGGTTCATTACAGCAAGGTGAGCTCATGGTTCCTGTTGGTGATCATCAGTTTTTTGATCGTGGCAACGTTAAAACGGGTGAAGGAGAACGTCTCCCGGGGAAAAGAAGAATCCGTGAGGGTGGGGCAAAGAGAGAAAGTCACGCCTCGCAAATCGAAGGGAGCTTGA
- a CDS encoding helix-turn-helix domain-containing protein, whose amino-acid sequence MAIIINLDVMLAKRKMSVTELSEKVGITMANISILKNGKAKAIRLSTLDRICRVLDCQPGDILEYRHDEDTGE is encoded by the coding sequence GTGGCGATCATCATCAATCTGGATGTCATGCTGGCCAAACGGAAAATGAGCGTGACCGAGCTTTCGGAAAAGGTCGGGATCACCATGGCCAACATCTCGATCTTGAAGAACGGAAAGGCAAAGGCGATTCGCTTGTCCACGTTGGACCGGATTTGCCGGGTGTTGGATTGTCAGCCCGGAGACATTTTGGAGTACCGTCATGATGAGGACACCGGGGAGTGA
- a CDS encoding DUF2975 domain-containing protein has translation MNRDQGSTLFLKSVIVLLGLGILTLCVVFYLGIEGASDSEREYVFLHILLGIFYLSAIPFYMALYQAFKLLQYIDRNEAFSELSVTALKKIKHYAFSISMLYVLSLPLFYYVAEKDDAPGMLLIGLLLAFAAMVVSVFAAVLQKLLKSAVEIKAEHDLTI, from the coding sequence ATGAACCGTGATCAGGGTTCCACGCTGTTTTTGAAGTCGGTGATTGTGTTGCTCGGTCTCGGGATCCTTACGTTATGCGTCGTTTTTTACCTGGGCATCGAGGGAGCTTCGGATTCGGAACGGGAGTATGTGTTCCTGCACATTCTTCTCGGCATCTTCTATTTGTCGGCGATTCCTTTTTACATGGCCTTGTATCAAGCGTTCAAGTTGCTGCAGTACATCGACAGGAATGAAGCGTTTTCGGAGTTGTCGGTGACGGCGCTGAAGAAGATCAAGCATTATGCCTTTTCCATCAGCATGTTGTATGTGCTGAGTTTGCCGCTCTTTTACTATGTGGCGGAAAAGGATGACGCCCCGGGCATGTTGTTGATCGGTCTGCTCTTGGCGTTTGCCGCGATGGTGGTTTCGGTCTTTGCCGCTGTTCTTCAGAAGCTGCTGAAGAGTGCCGTTGAGATCAAGGCGGAACATGATCTGACGATCTGA